A portion of the Chryseobacterium tructae genome contains these proteins:
- the pepE gene encoding dipeptidase PepE, translating to MNIILASTSTLFGGEYLEYLREELIQLYTGIDEIVFVPFARPGGISHDEYTAKARSFFETINIKVKGLHEFEDKMEALHQAKGFFTGGGNTFLLVKTLHEEGLMSILKENVSGGKPYLGCSAGSNIGGQNMKTTNDMPIVYPPSFDCMGLVPFNLNPHYLDPNPDLKHNGETRETRIMEFLTQNDTKVVGLREGNWIRKINDVITVEGSELTRIFEKGKEPYEIETGSTL from the coding sequence ATGAATATCATATTAGCTTCTACATCCACACTTTTTGGTGGAGAATATCTGGAATATTTAAGAGAAGAATTAATCCAATTATATACAGGAATTGACGAGATTGTTTTCGTACCCTTTGCAAGACCGGGAGGTATTTCCCATGATGAGTATACAGCAAAAGCCCGTTCATTTTTCGAAACAATCAATATCAAAGTAAAAGGTCTTCACGAATTTGAAGATAAAATGGAAGCCTTACACCAGGCAAAAGGCTTTTTTACAGGCGGTGGAAATACATTTTTATTGGTTAAAACCTTGCATGAAGAAGGATTAATGTCTATTTTGAAAGAAAATGTAAGTGGTGGGAAGCCTTACCTTGGATGCAGTGCTGGAAGCAATATTGGAGGACAGAACATGAAAACGACGAACGATATGCCAATTGTTTATCCACCAAGTTTCGACTGTATGGGGTTGGTTCCGTTTAATCTTAATCCTCATTATCTTGATCCCAATCCGGATTTAAAGCATAACGGAGAAACAAGAGAAACCCGTATAATGGAATTTCTTACCCAAAATGACACCAAAGTAGTAGGGCTTAGAGAAGGAAACTGGATCAGAAAAATCAATGATGTAATTACTGTAGAAGGAAGTGAATTAACCAGGATTTTTGAGAAAGGAAAGGAACCTTACGAAATAGAAACAGGAAGTACATTATAA
- the dacB gene encoding D-alanyl-D-alanine carboxypeptidase/D-alanyl-D-alanine endopeptidase, with protein MKKTLAVLTLSVQMVLAQNIGQKLDKATKDLMDSSGAVASNLSFYVSDESGNFIYEYQGSKGLSTASTQKIFTAGAALETLGKNYTYTTTSSYSGSISGGTLNGNLFISSNGDPTLGSWRYEAYKPESFKKKLMDAIKNSGITKISGDLIIDDSYFDHQTIPGGWPWDDLGNYYGAGVWGINWKENQFDININGTDFKNFSYPLEGVKWLNDLKAGGSSDQSLIFTAPHSNVALINGMLPAGKTVTVSGATPNPPLQLAMEVKQWLKESGVELSGKAITNSQIELEGKQAVEAPKNNIILTYQSPTLDKIVYWFLRKSINLYGETMIKTLGKEKKGNSSFKSGVTYLKEFWKSKGINPNMINFADGSGLSPQNYVSAKAEVQALLYAKKQSWFDSYYDGFPIQDNGMKMKSGTMRDTKSFAGYQTAKDGKKYVFSIIINNYQGSGSAELQKILNVLK; from the coding sequence ATGAAAAAAACACTTGCAGTTCTCACGCTTTCTGTACAGATGGTTTTGGCTCAGAATATAGGCCAAAAATTAGATAAAGCCACTAAAGATCTTATGGATTCTTCAGGAGCAGTTGCTTCCAATTTATCGTTTTATGTATCTGATGAAAGTGGTAATTTTATATATGAATACCAAGGAAGCAAAGGGCTGTCTACTGCTTCTACCCAGAAAATCTTTACAGCTGGTGCCGCGTTAGAAACATTAGGTAAAAACTATACTTATACTACTACTTCAAGTTATTCAGGAAGTATATCCGGAGGGACTTTGAATGGAAATCTTTTCATCAGTTCCAATGGTGATCCTACCTTAGGAAGCTGGCGATATGAAGCCTATAAACCTGAAAGTTTCAAAAAGAAATTGATGGATGCCATTAAAAACTCAGGGATTACAAAGATTTCCGGTGATCTGATCATTGATGATTCTTATTTTGATCATCAGACTATTCCAGGCGGATGGCCATGGGATGATCTTGGGAATTACTATGGAGCAGGAGTTTGGGGCATCAACTGGAAAGAAAATCAGTTTGATATCAACATTAATGGGACGGATTTTAAAAACTTTTCTTATCCATTGGAAGGAGTAAAATGGTTGAATGATCTGAAAGCAGGCGGAAGTTCTGATCAGAGCTTAATCTTTACAGCGCCTCATTCCAATGTAGCACTGATTAACGGAATGCTTCCAGCTGGAAAAACAGTAACGGTTTCAGGGGCTACCCCAAATCCACCTTTGCAATTGGCGATGGAAGTAAAACAGTGGTTAAAAGAATCCGGCGTTGAGCTTTCCGGAAAAGCAATTACCAATTCACAGATTGAATTAGAAGGAAAACAGGCTGTGGAAGCTCCTAAAAATAATATCATTCTTACATACCAATCTCCAACATTGGATAAAATTGTCTATTGGTTTTTGAGAAAAAGTATCAATCTGTACGGAGAAACGATGATTAAAACCTTGGGAAAAGAGAAAAAAGGAAACTCAAGTTTTAAAAGCGGAGTAACGTATTTAAAAGAATTCTGGAAATCAAAGGGAATAAACCCTAATATGATCAATTTTGCTGATGGAAGTGGACTTTCTCCACAAAATTATGTATCAGCAAAAGCCGAGGTACAGGCTCTTTTATATGCTAAGAAACAATCTTGGTTTGATTCTTATTATGATGGGTTTCCAATACAAGATAATGGGATGAAAATGAAAAGTGGGACGATGAGAGATACCAAATCTTTTGCAGGCTATCAAACGGCAAAGGATGGAAAGAAATATGTGTTTTCAATTATTATCAATAACTATCAAGGGAGTGGAAGTGCCGAGCTGCAGAAAATTCTTAATGTTTTAAAATAA
- a CDS encoding sensor histidine kinase: MRKSILTRLNNWIIFVVMTTLVIAIVVSSTILINFLRKEEIKRINLLSKAIRIQQEVKSPDTDVLDLLPEILNINNTIPFIVTDKYKNPILDLGYYRNIPESTIKNPEKLHDLIIKMEKNYDPIEIKVPDGNNQFVYYDNSRLLNNLRYSPYILGLFILLYFGFTFWFFKTIKKTDEGYLWAGLAKETAHQIGTPLSSMIGWMEIMKLENPDSEGVVEIEKDIERLRTISERFSKIGSVPELNDMNFNETIQENYDYLKTRISRKVDFTLQLPAYIVLVPHNKILMSWVIENLVKNAVDAMKGQGTIVMSVFERNKNILIEVKDNGSGMTSQQARNAFKPGYSTKKRGWGLGLSLAQRVIHEYHNGDIKISQTEVGKGTTFRITIKKV, encoded by the coding sequence TTGAGGAAATCCATATTAACCAGACTGAATAACTGGATCATTTTTGTTGTAATGACTACTTTGGTCATTGCCATCGTGGTATCTTCTACCATATTGATTAATTTCCTGAGAAAAGAGGAGATTAAAAGGATCAATCTGCTTTCCAAGGCAATCCGAATCCAGCAGGAAGTCAAAAGTCCCGATACTGATGTTCTGGATCTGCTGCCTGAAATTCTGAATATTAACAATACGATTCCGTTTATTGTGACGGATAAATATAAAAATCCCATTCTTGATCTTGGATATTATCGCAATATCCCTGAAAGTACCATTAAAAACCCTGAAAAACTTCATGATCTGATCATTAAGATGGAAAAGAATTATGATCCGATTGAAATTAAGGTTCCGGATGGAAATAACCAGTTTGTGTATTATGACAATTCACGATTGCTTAATAATCTGAGGTATTCACCTTATATTTTGGGGTTGTTTATTCTGCTGTATTTTGGATTTACTTTCTGGTTTTTTAAGACCATTAAAAAGACGGATGAAGGGTATCTTTGGGCTGGTTTAGCGAAAGAAACCGCCCATCAGATTGGAACACCTTTGTCTTCAATGATCGGCTGGATGGAAATTATGAAATTGGAAAATCCGGATTCCGAAGGGGTTGTGGAGATCGAAAAGGATATTGAAAGGCTAAGGACAATTTCTGAACGTTTCTCAAAAATAGGTTCAGTTCCGGAACTGAATGATATGAATTTCAATGAAACAATTCAGGAGAACTATGATTATTTAAAGACAAGGATCTCCAGAAAGGTTGATTTTACTCTCCAGCTTCCTGCTTATATCGTTTTAGTTCCGCATAATAAAATCTTGATGAGCTGGGTCATTGAAAACCTGGTGAAAAATGCTGTTGATGCTATGAAAGGGCAGGGGACTATTGTAATGTCAGTCTTTGAAAGAAACAAAAATATACTGATTGAAGTAAAAGACAATGGGAGCGGAATGACAAGCCAGCAGGCAAGAAATGCTTTTAAGCCGGGATATTCTACCAAAAAGAGAGGCTGGGGATTAGGGTTGTCACTGGCACAAAGAGTCATTCATGAATATCATAATGGAGACATTAAGATTTCTCAGACAGAAGTAGGAAAGGGGACTACATTCAGAATTACCATTAAAAAAGTATAG
- a CDS encoding PDZ domain-containing protein yields MRKTALSLGLFAAFLANAQSIKTTIDLVNVKDDKVAVTMEFPKMKSGDIKFHFPKTVPGTYSVDDYGRFIEGIKFYDNKGKELAFTKVNDNSYSLKNAQNLNKITYLVNDSFDEETDTSKHKAVFSPSGTDIEEGKVYMINTHGFVGYIENMQDVPYQLVIQKPIDFYGTTALVDQDKSESTDTYTLANYAKVTDSPLMYTKPDYITFNAGGMELVLGVYSPTGKYKAADFKDNLEKMVIAQKKFLGDMNTNKKYAIMLYLSGGNGPDVHGFGALEHHESTSVVLPEGMPKDAIDQTITDVVSHEFFHTVNPLKTHSEEIHYFNYADPKMSQHLWMYEGGTEYFANLFQIQEGLINKDEFLKRIVEKINNSKKYNDTMPFTVMSKNVLQDAYKDQYRNVYEKGALLAMCMDIELRKLSNGEMGYRDMIRKLSQRFGENKPFKDDKLIDELVTVTGYPQIKDFYNKYIAGSQPTPYAEYLKMVGVEVSKKELPPIFWFIKDPTQTGYDPGTQALAFDEDAALSPFAKSVGFKTTDKVLAIDGRVVDINKLADLMGYTRTIKEGQEVTVTILRDNAGKNEKMTLKGKAILDKVDREKIQFKANPTPEELKLQTQWLTGKK; encoded by the coding sequence ATGAGAAAAACAGCACTTAGCTTAGGCCTTTTTGCCGCGTTTTTAGCGAATGCACAATCTATAAAAACCACAATCGACCTCGTTAATGTAAAAGATGATAAAGTAGCGGTTACCATGGAGTTTCCGAAAATGAAATCAGGAGATATTAAATTTCATTTTCCAAAGACGGTTCCGGGAACTTATTCTGTAGATGATTATGGAAGATTCATAGAGGGCATTAAGTTTTATGACAATAAAGGAAAGGAATTGGCCTTTACAAAAGTTAATGACAACAGCTATTCATTGAAAAACGCTCAAAACCTAAACAAGATCACTTATCTTGTAAATGACAGCTTCGATGAAGAAACCGATACATCAAAACATAAAGCAGTGTTTTCTCCTTCAGGAACTGATATTGAGGAAGGAAAAGTTTATATGATCAATACGCATGGTTTTGTCGGATATATTGAAAATATGCAGGATGTTCCTTATCAGCTGGTGATTCAAAAACCGATTGATTTCTATGGAACAACAGCGTTGGTAGATCAGGATAAATCTGAATCTACAGATACCTATACTCTTGCTAATTATGCAAAAGTTACAGATTCACCATTAATGTACACCAAACCGGACTATATTACCTTCAATGCAGGAGGAATGGAACTTGTTCTTGGAGTTTATTCACCAACCGGAAAATATAAAGCTGCTGATTTCAAAGATAATCTTGAGAAGATGGTGATTGCCCAAAAGAAATTCCTTGGGGACATGAATACCAATAAGAAGTACGCCATTATGCTTTACTTATCTGGTGGTAATGGCCCTGACGTTCATGGTTTTGGAGCATTAGAACATCACGAATCTACAAGCGTGGTTCTTCCTGAAGGAATGCCTAAAGATGCTATTGACCAAACGATTACCGATGTAGTTTCTCATGAGTTCTTCCACACGGTAAATCCTTTAAAAACGCATTCTGAAGAGATCCATTATTTTAATTATGCAGATCCGAAAATGTCTCAGCACTTATGGATGTATGAAGGAGGAACTGAGTATTTTGCCAATTTATTCCAAATTCAGGAAGGGCTTATCAACAAGGATGAGTTTCTTAAAAGAATTGTAGAAAAGATTAATAATTCTAAGAAGTACAATGATACCATGCCGTTTACGGTAATGAGTAAAAACGTGTTACAGGATGCTTACAAAGATCAGTATAGAAATGTATATGAAAAAGGAGCTCTTTTGGCCATGTGTATGGATATTGAACTGAGAAAGCTATCCAATGGGGAGATGGGATATCGTGATATGATCAGAAAACTGTCCCAAAGATTTGGTGAAAACAAACCATTCAAAGATGACAAATTGATTGACGAGCTGGTAACCGTAACGGGCTATCCTCAGATCAAGGATTTTTATAATAAATATATTGCAGGAAGCCAGCCTACTCCTTACGCAGAATATCTGAAAATGGTAGGGGTAGAAGTAAGCAAAAAGGAACTTCCTCCTATTTTCTGGTTCATTAAAGATCCTACTCAAACAGGTTACGATCCGGGAACCCAAGCATTAGCATTTGATGAGGATGCTGCTTTATCTCCATTTGCAAAAAGCGTTGGGTTTAAAACGACAGATAAGGTACTTGCTATAGATGGAAGAGTGGTTGACATCAACAAGCTGGCAGATTTAATGGGCTATACCAGAACCATTAAGGAGGGCCAGGAAGTAACGGTAACAATTTTAAGAGACAATGCCGGTAAAAATGAAAAAATGACTCTTAAAGGTAAAGCTATTCTGGATAAAGTAGACAGAGAAAAAATCCAGTTCAAAGCCAATCCGACGCCGGAAGAATTAAAACTACAAACTCAATGGTTAACAGGTAAAAAATAA
- a CDS encoding M1 family metallopeptidase, whose amino-acid sequence MKKLSYTLLFVSGIAFGQFFERDKVYTKQDTLKGSNTSFRDFWDVKKYDLSVEPDFEQKSIKGTNKISFEIIKDVTNPVFQIDLQQPMKAGKVTASFPIASSKQDGDFIFITTKKKFKKGEKYTIDVDYSGNPLIAKNAPWDGGWVFTKDKNGNPWMSPAVQGIGSSVWLPTKDIWSDEPDNGIVMKIITPNDLVGVGNGRLIDKKTNGNKTTYTWEVKNPINDYSIIPNIGKYVNFKDTFDGEKGKLDLDYWVLDYNLEKAKKQFEQVKPMLSAFEYWFGPYPFYEDSYKLVDSPYLGMEHQSNVAYGNDYQNGYRGKDLSGTGIGLKWDYIIIHESGHEWFANNITAKDEADMWIHESFYHVLRNSFFTEKTILIRSLQIYMLLVLEVKIANDVPIIGKYGVRNEGSGDMYPKGANMLHTIRQVINNDDKFRQILRGLGKDFYHQTVTTKQIEDYISSKSGIDFSTVFDQYLRTIKIPTLEYTQNGDTLKFRYTDIVKNLKLPIIINGNQTINPTEEWQTVKLKKNTPVDFNRNYYINYLSVQ is encoded by the coding sequence ATGAAAAAGCTGTCATACACCCTTTTATTTGTTTCCGGAATTGCTTTCGGACAATTCTTTGAAAGAGATAAAGTTTATACTAAACAAGATACTTTAAAAGGTTCTAATACATCATTCAGAGATTTCTGGGATGTTAAAAAATATGACCTTTCTGTGGAACCTGATTTTGAGCAGAAAAGCATTAAAGGAACTAATAAAATAAGCTTTGAAATTATAAAGGATGTTACCAATCCTGTATTTCAGATTGATCTGCAACAACCTATGAAAGCAGGAAAAGTGACGGCAAGCTTTCCCATTGCCAGCTCTAAACAGGATGGGGATTTTATATTTATCACGACCAAGAAAAAGTTTAAAAAAGGAGAAAAATATACCATTGACGTTGACTATTCCGGGAATCCGCTGATTGCTAAAAATGCCCCCTGGGATGGTGGATGGGTCTTTACCAAAGATAAAAACGGGAATCCATGGATGAGCCCTGCCGTTCAGGGAATCGGGTCTTCTGTCTGGCTTCCGACCAAAGATATCTGGAGTGATGAACCTGACAATGGTATCGTTATGAAAATCATTACCCCCAATGATCTTGTAGGAGTTGGAAACGGAAGATTGATCGATAAAAAAACTAATGGTAACAAAACAACCTATACCTGGGAAGTAAAAAATCCTATCAACGACTACTCTATTATTCCTAATATTGGAAAGTATGTAAATTTTAAAGATACTTTTGATGGGGAAAAAGGAAAACTTGATCTGGATTACTGGGTATTGGATTACAATTTAGAAAAAGCAAAGAAACAGTTTGAACAGGTAAAACCAATGCTTTCTGCATTTGAGTACTGGTTTGGGCCTTATCCTTTCTATGAAGACTCTTATAAACTGGTAGATTCTCCTTATCTGGGGATGGAACACCAAAGCAATGTAGCCTATGGAAATGATTATCAAAACGGCTACCGCGGAAAAGATCTTTCCGGAACAGGAATTGGCTTGAAATGGGATTATATTATCATTCACGAAAGTGGCCACGAATGGTTTGCCAACAATATTACCGCAAAAGATGAGGCAGATATGTGGATTCATGAGAGTTTTTACCATGTACTCAGAAATTCTTTTTTTACAGAAAAAACTATCTTGATAAGAAGTCTGCAGATCTATATGCTATTGGTCTTAGAGGTAAAAATTGCGAATGATGTTCCTATCATTGGAAAATATGGTGTCAGAAATGAAGGAAGTGGAGACATGTATCCAAAGGGAGCCAATATGCTTCATACGATAAGACAGGTCATTAATAATGATGATAAATTCAGACAGATTTTAAGAGGTTTAGGTAAAGATTTCTATCACCAGACTGTTACCACAAAACAAATTGAAGATTATATTTCATCAAAATCGGGAATTGATTTTTCCACTGTTTTTGACCAGTATCTGAGAACCATTAAAATTCCTACTCTTGAATATACTCAAAATGGAGATACCTTGAAATTCAGATATACGGATATTGTGAAAAATCTGAAACTCCCAATCATTATTAATGGGAATCAGACCATAAATCCAACCGAAGAATGGCAGACCGTAAAGCTTAAAAAGAATACTCCGGTTGATTTTAACCGAAATTATTATATTAATTATTTAAGTGTTCAATAA